The Fibrobacter sp. UWR4 genome segment GTCTTGCTCAGTCTCCGCAAAACCTAGGGGTGCTCTGGTTTGCTTCGCTCGCGCTGTTCGCACTCGCTCACCCCTACGGGGCCTTTCGCAAGTTTCACTTGCTCAAGGGCCAAAATACTCGCCAGCTCGTATTTTGTCGACAGGGTTACTGAAGTGTTAGTTGCAAGCCGGGGTCTCAGACGAGGGCTCCCGTTAAAAAGTCTGAAAAAAAATAAGTGCTGAAGAAAACTACGCACTCGCTGCCTAATTAATCGGCAACGCCGGGCCTCGACTCACTCCCATTGGGTAGTACGTCCGGACGCAATATGGGATAGGGAAACGTCATGCCTGGGGGCGGTTCTCGAGATTCACTAGGCTGGTCAAAGTCTGCGCCGACCTTCTTGGGCGTGGATCAGACGAGATCTTAAATCCGAAGGGAAAGCTTGTAGGAATGGACAGGGATGTGATCTTGGACAGGGGTTCGACTCCCCTCACCTCCACTAAAAAGGCTCCAGTTTTACCGGAGCCTTTTCCCATTACAAGCGCTAGTTACCCGCGTTTACCGGTCCAGCCTAGTTTTTCGCGGAGGGCGCCCACAAATCCTGTATGGCGCATACGGAGGAATGTGGTAAAGGACTTGCTCTGGGTCAAGACCACATGGTCATTGGGTTCCAGGGCAATGCAAGAACGGCCATCAAAGACCAAGTCCAAAGTCTTTCCTGCAGCAGATTTCAATTCCAGCTGTTTATCCGTCAGGGACATGACCAGCGGGCGCACGGAAAGGCTGCTAGGAGCCACCGGTGTAAGGACCACTGCATAGGTCGCGGGATGGATAATAGGGCCACCTGCAGCCAAGTTGTAGGCTGTAGAACCCGTGGGAGTGGAAACAAGCAGGGAATCCGCCCAATATTCCGTGTAATCCGTACCATTGTAGATGACATTCACGTTTACCATGCGTTCTGGAGCATGGGCACGAACGTGGACTTCATTCAGCACGGTCTGCTTTGCAATACGCTTTTTGCCGCGATAGACGGTAGCGTCAATCATCATGCGGTCACGGGTAGAAAAATCCCCCGCCAGGAGATCGTCCAAAGTCTGAGGCAGGCTCTTGACGCGAGTTTCCGCCAGGAACCCTACGTGTCCCGCATTAACACCCAGGATAGGAATGTGGTGACCCAAGGCCATGTGAGCTGCAGAAAGGACGGTTCCGTCACCGCCAACCGCCAGCAGCAAATCGGACTTCAGGAGAGAGGATTCCTTCACGACTTTAATGGGAGCCTTTACCTGTTCCTTCAGGTTTTCCAGAACGCAGAACTTTACCTGAGGATGTTCAGTGGCCCACTGGATAATCTGTTCCAGAGCGAAAGCCAGTTCAGGACTTTTTTCCTTCCAGCCAATAATGCCGATCTGTTTGAAGGTAATCTTCTGCATAGCATCCTTCCTACTTTTCTTCGGATTCCTGCTTTTCATTCTTCAGGTTCATTACCTGATTTAGTTTTTCCAGAATTCCTGGGAAACGTTTTTCCACAATATCGCTATGGGCTACTGGTTCATTATTTTCCAGAGCGATGGAGAGGACACTGAGGGCAAGGCCTATTTCAGGACATTCCCCGCCGTCAAAGTCACTGCCGTTCACAACCGTTTCCAAGCCTCGAATCACGAGACCATCGTCATAGACGCCCACTTCGGCTCCTGTCTTACGGAGATTTTCCGCAAGGGCATCGTTGATGGGACGAAGTTTGGCGCGGCTTTCCTTAGGCACGCGAAGGATGGTTTCGCCTTCGGCAAAACAGGCTGCCACAGCAAGGAATGCATATTCCCCCATGCCAGTAGCAATGGCATCTTCGGAGAAGCGACGTCCCTGCAGTCTCTTACCAGGATTCAGAGGGAACACTTCAATATCCCCGTAAACATCTCCATAACGTTCACGGCGGCTTACGGTTTCGAAACTTGCACCCATACGCTTAAAGCAGGTCAATGCTCCAGCTCGACTGGAGTTCAGGTCCACATTCTTGATGCAGACTTTCGCAGTCTTGGGCAAGCTACCGATGGTCATCAGCAAGGCGATGGCCATGGCTTCCGTAGAGTCCCCAGGCACATAATATTCACGGGCGGTAATGACCTTCGTCTCCGTCATTTCCGTAAACTGAGTACGTTCCACCTTTTGTCCGCGAGCAATCATCATACGGCGTTCCAGCTCGCTCAGCTGTTCCATGCCACGACCTTCGTACTTCATCTTGACACCAAAGTACATGAGCATCTTGGTCCACTGGTCATGAACCGTAGAACGTTCTTCGAAGGTAATGTAATCGGAGCGGATCACCCCGCGCAACAAAAGGCGGTTGCGCATGATGTACGGGACATTTCCCAGGGAATCCTTTTTAATTACAGGCTCCTCGAATCCAAAGGTGAAGGTAAACTTGGCCGGTTCATCGGAAACGGCCTTCACCTTGAAGTATTTCTGCAAGGTTTCCTTGGCACTAGCCACCTGGGCAATGCCTGTTTCATCCGCCTCTGCAGCAAAGGTGTATACCTGTTCCACATCCTTGGATGCCAAGGTCCACAACATTACATTGCATTCCTCGTCGAATTCCATGGGAAGCAAGGATGGCAAGTCATACTGGAATCCCCTGCCCGTCAGCACCAGCTGGTGACCCTGTTGGGCATATTCCAGGCCAAATTCCTTTAGGGCATTGGCAAAGCGTTCGACGCCAGCAGCCCAGGCGAAATCTTCA includes the following:
- a CDS encoding NAD(+)/NADH kinase; this encodes MQKITFKQIGIIGWKEKSPELAFALEQIIQWATEHPQVKFCVLENLKEQVKAPIKVVKESSLLKSDLLLAVGGDGTVLSAAHMALGHHIPILGVNAGHVGFLAETRVKSLPQTLDDLLAGDFSTRDRMMIDATVYRGKKRIAKQTVLNEVHVRAHAPERMVNVNVIYNGTDYTEYWADSLLVSTPTGSTAYNLAAGGPIIHPATYAVVLTPVAPSSLSVRPLVMSLTDKQLELKSAAGKTLDLVFDGRSCIALEPNDHVVLTQSKSFTTFLRMRHTGFVGALREKLGWTGKRG
- a CDS encoding 3-phosphoshikimate 1-carboxyvinyltransferase, which encodes MDFVLNPDRERFQLTLVMALLVNGRTVLEDFAWAAGVERFANALKEFGLEYAQQGHQLVLTGRGFQYDLPSLLPMEFDEECNVMLWTLASKDVEQVYTFAAEADETGIAQVASAKETLQKYFKVKAVSDEPAKFTFTFGFEEPVIKKDSLGNVPYIMRNRLLLRGVIRSDYITFEERSTVHDQWTKMLMYFGVKMKYEGRGMEQLSELERRMMIARGQKVERTQFTEMTETKVITAREYYVPGDSTEAMAIALLMTIGSLPKTAKVCIKNVDLNSSRAGALTCFKRMGASFETVSRRERYGDVYGDIEVFPLNPGKRLQGRRFSEDAIATGMGEYAFLAVAACFAEGETILRVPKESRAKLRPINDALAENLRKTGAEVGVYDDGLVIRGLETVVNGSDFDGGECPEIGLALSVLSIALENNEPVAHSDIVEKRFPGILEKLNQVMNLKNEKQESEEK